A genomic window from Brassica oleracea var. oleracea cultivar TO1000 chromosome C8, BOL, whole genome shotgun sequence includes:
- the LOC106308410 gene encoding mitogen-activated protein kinase kinase kinase 1-like, with protein sequence MQSNEEFVKFLGKGAYGYVNLVRYTNPDDGSFFLSAVKNSYHEDYDTLQRELHVLLKLRGCPRIVTCFGDSLQQGLSNHGNKVHKLRLEYASEGSLSAFMDHYADRKLPEPLIKDFTRMILEGLVSIHDHGYVHCDIKPDNLLVFPSRQDSYELKISDFGNTLEVGEVPKFWESEFPWVGTPIYMPPESVRDGFANKGIDLWSVGCLVLEMYTGVIPWEGVNINLLATRLRSGKAPVIPESLPSDAKAFIETCFSRNPEERGSACELLLHPFLPRPQVEEEEKKTSNSFLLKLFKLRIRRTTSNKKPTADAVLVSGKKPLKLRFFPTKTTQFKRTLNKVLRLKKSTDFNLVSVH encoded by the coding sequence ATGCAGTCAAACGAAGAATTCGTCAAATTTCTTGGAAAAGGCGCTTACGGTTACGTTAACCTAGTCCGCTACACCAATCCCGACGACGGCTCTTTCTTTCTCTCCGCAGTCAAGAACTCATACCACGAAGACTACGACACCCTCCAAAGAGAGCTACACGTTCTTCTCAAACTCAGGGGATGTCCCAGGATCGTTACATGTTTCGGTGACTCTCTTCAACAAGGTCTCAGCAATCACGGTAACAAAGTCCACAAACTGCGACTCGAGTACGCTTCCGAAGGTAGTTTAAGCGCTTTCATGGACCATTACGCCGACAGAAAGTTGCCGGAGCCGTTGATTAAAGATTTCACACGGATGATTCTCGAAGGTTTGGTCTCGATACACGACCATGGTTATGTTCACTGCGACATCAAACCAGACAACTTACTTGTCTTCCCTTCGAGACAAGATTCATACGAGCTCAAGATTTCTGACTTCGGCAACACGTTAGAGGTGGGTGAGGTTCCTAAATTCTGGGAAAGTGAGTTCCCGTGGGTTGGGACTCCCATCTACATGCCTCCTGAGTCTGTCCGTGACGGCTTCGCCAACAAAGGAATAGATTTGTGGTCGGTGGGGTGTTTGGTGCTGGAGATGTACACTGGCGTGATTCCTTGGGAAGGTGTTAATATCAATCTTCTAGCGACTCGTCTTCGTAGTGGTAAAGCTCCTGTGATCCCTGAGAGTTTGCCTTCTGATGCAAAGGCTTTTATTGAAACGTGTTTCTCAAGGAATCCTGAGGAGAGAGGAAGTGCGTGCGAGTTGTTGCTTCATCCGTTCTTGCCTCGTCCACAAGTTGAAGAAGAAGAGAAGAAGACAAGTAACTCGTTTCTGTTGAAGCTGTTCAAGTTGAGAATCAGACGAACAACTTCCAACAAGAAACCAACGGCAGATGCTGTTCTTGTTTCAGGTAAGAAGCCTCTGAAGTTGAGGTTTTTCCCGACAAAGACCACACAGTTTAAGAGAACTCTGAACAAAGTCTTGAGGTTGAAGAAATCGACGGACTTCAATTTAGTGTCTGTTCATTAA